TAAAGTACAGGACGACAACCGGCTCATCAGCAAAGCATACTTACAAATTGCAGCAACGGTCTCGCTGGTCACCTTCCCGCTTATGCTCGGCGTGATGGTCCTGTCGGATCCTTTTGTAAAGGTAGTGCTCGGCGAAAAGTGGCTCCCTGTCATCACATTACTCGTTATCCTGGCGCCCGTTGGCCTCTTGCAATCTATCAACAGCACAGTCGGGGCTATTTTCCTGATTAAGGACCGTACAGAAGCACTACTCAAGTGGGGTATTTTTAGCGCCGCCATAGTGATTGGCGCATTTACATACGGACTCCAGTACGGTATTGAAGGTATGGCATGGGCCTACCTGGCAACCAGTATTGTCCTTTTTATACCAAGTCTGGCTATCCCGATGCGGTTTATTGACCTGCCTGTAAACAAGGTACTGCGTGCAACCCTGAAACCATTGCTCGGCGGTCTGCTTATGCTTGGTATCCTTGTTGCAATACGGTCTTTCATCCCGGCATCGTTTGATGCCAATACCCTGGTCTTTGCCGGCCTCGTTCTGACTGGCATACTCATTTATGCGGGGTATACGTGGACCTTTAACAGAACATCGGTTTTACAAATCCGCGAGCTTATCAGCGCGAGTCACAAGAAAAATGCAAGTCCCAGTCCTTCATAGCTTCCCTACCTGGCTGCACCAGACCCAGACCTGGATGTACACCCAGGTTAAGTATTTGCCGGCCCCAGTTGTGCCGCATATCGTTTGCCACCGCACAGCTAACCTGGAACAGTTTAACATGCCGCACATCCATGCGCTAGCTAATGAACCCAAATGGCGATGGTACTGGGAAAAAGGATTGCGCAAGTTTGGTGTACGTAACTACATCAGTTTACTGACCCGTGTAGCAAGGCAGGAGCGCGCCGGCATCATCCACTCGCATTTTGGTCCGTATGGCTGGGAAGACATGGAAGCCGCAAAAAAAGTAGGTGCCCAACACGTGGTCACGTTTTACGGTGCAGATGTAAACAAGCTGCCCAAACAAGACCCGCGGTGGCTCGACCGCTACAGCCGGCTCTTCGAACACGTCAGCCTCGTGCTTTGCGAAGGACCGCACATGGGCAAATGTGTAGAGAAACTCGGGTGCCCCGGAGATAAAATCAGGGTGCAACACCTCGGCATTGAACTAGACAAGCATGCCTTTGCGCCACGCACATGGCAGCCAGGTAAACCGTTGCGTGTTTTGATTGCCTCTTCTTTTCGGGAGAAAAAAGGTATTCCTTACGGGATCAAAGCACTCGCAAAATTGAAAGCGCGGGTACCCATTGAAGTGA
This genomic window from Bacteroidota bacterium contains:
- a CDS encoding glycosyltransferase; this encodes MQVPVLHSFPTWLHQTQTWMYTQVKYLPAPVVPHIVCHRTANLEQFNMPHIHALANEPKWRWYWEKGLRKFGVRNYISLLTRVARQERAGIIHSHFGPYGWEDMEAAKKVGAQHVVTFYGADVNKLPKQDPRWLDRYSRLFEHVSLVLCEGPHMGKCVEKLGCPGDKIRVQHLGIELDKHAFAPRTWQPGKPLRVLIASSFREKKGIPYGIKALAKLKARVPIEVTVIGDAGKEATSQAEKKKILDAIANNGLDNDIKLLGYQSYDRLIEEARQHHVYLAPSVTASDGDTEGGAPVSIIEMMASGMPVVSTYHCDIPHIITHQKTGLLAEERDVDGLFAGLLWLVENPAHWDTLTQAARAKIEEAYDARVQGERLAALYQAVLATTLSVAV